In Thermococcus alcaliphilus, one DNA window encodes the following:
- a CDS encoding DUF4129 domain-containing protein, with protein sequence MRRRLMALYLLIILLMGAIVSSEAKIGEIKKGNQDYYLIGLFFAILIVLGGIILIQIFLTVGDPFAKKGPEYGVNWGIFLAIIIGSIILALPILYKVYKTPLPNMTANRSEGIYYVNQSYHVSFYERYFQNPFGGSSEGSVYLYALFGVLVITLSYVVVRFYLDLRAARERRKLKEIVEQFDKKLEEEGIDFLGDPNEIVVKLYKNAVIWLRLLGIPYRESWTHWEHAEKVKYKHDAYVKLARLFEKAKYAPEKVTMEDAKEAYELYMKIKGDVNEVEA encoded by the coding sequence ATGAGGCGTAGACTAATGGCCTTATACTTGCTGATAATCCTGCTAATGGGCGCAATAGTAAGCTCTGAAGCTAAAATAGGTGAGATTAAGAAGGGCAACCAAGACTATTACTTAATAGGCCTTTTCTTTGCTATTTTGATAGTTCTTGGGGGCATAATACTAATCCAGATTTTCCTAACTGTTGGGGATCCTTTTGCGAAAAAAGGTCCGGAATACGGTGTAAACTGGGGCATCTTCCTCGCTATAATAATAGGCTCCATTATACTTGCCCTCCCCATTCTCTACAAGGTTTACAAAACTCCCCTCCCAAACATGACAGCAAACCGAAGTGAGGGGATTTACTACGTTAATCAAAGTTATCACGTTAGTTTCTACGAGAGGTATTTCCAAAATCCCTTTGGAGGGTCTTCAGAAGGTAGCGTTTACCTATATGCTCTCTTTGGAGTTCTTGTAATAACCCTCAGCTATGTTGTGGTGAGGTTTTATCTTGATTTGAGAGCGGCTAGAGAAAGGAGAAAACTTAAAGAGATCGTTGAACAATTTGATAAAAAATTAGAGGAAGAAGGTATAGACTTCCTAGGAGACCCAAACGAAATAGTGGTGAAGCTTTACAAGAATGCAGTAATTTGGCTTAGGCTTTTGGGCATTCCTTACAGAGAAAGCTGGACTCATTGGGAGCATGCAGAGAAAGTAAAATACAAGCACGATGCATATGTAAAGCTTGCGAGGCTTTTTGAAAAAGCAAAATACGCACCGGAGAAAGTCACTATGGAAGATGCAAAGGAGGCTTATGAGCTTTACATGAAAATCAAGGGGGATGTAAATGAAGTTGAGGCTTAA
- a CDS encoding DUF2118 domain-containing protein: MEKLPQLFVEAEFEECFEGDEAKVDCIIIQDNIEVRLQKGQKLPEFIDVKKAKFLRKEIYDRFHFYVDKYEHKMLCDARIVLPDRRTEIRLYKGDELMLLPVEGFVSTIIAGVGNRVRKSDAFAAVTTKKGEVHYLKPPKNGVVVYIDEFTNRPHYIYYILPEE; this comes from the coding sequence ATGGAAAAACTCCCGCAATTGTTCGTTGAGGCAGAGTTTGAAGAATGCTTTGAAGGAGACGAGGCAAAAGTTGATTGCATAATAATCCAAGACAACATAGAGGTTAGACTACAAAAGGGACAAAAGCTTCCGGAGTTTATAGACGTTAAAAAAGCGAAATTTTTGCGAAAAGAAATCTACGATAGGTTTCACTTCTATGTGGACAAATACGAGCATAAAATGCTCTGTGATGCGAGAATAGTTCTCCCCGATAGAAGAACCGAGATAAGACTGTATAAAGGAGACGAACTCATGTTGCTCCCGGTGGAAGGGTTTGTTTCCACGATAATAGCTGGGGTAGGAAACAGGGTAAGAAAAAGCGATGCTTTTGCAGCAGTAACAACTAAAAAAGGAGAAGTACACTACCTAAAGCCTCCAAAAAATGGGGTGGTGGTTTACATAGACGAGTTCACTAATAGGCCCCACTACATCTACTACATTCTCCCAGAGGAGTAA
- a CDS encoding FKBP-type peptidyl-prolyl cis-trans isomerase, with protein sequence MKVEKGDFVVFNYIGRFENGEIFDTTYEDIAKEAGIYVEDRTYGPLGANVGVGELIPGMDEALIGMEIGEKKTIVVPPEKGYGMPRDDLIIEVPIVEFEKAGIEPVEGAYIMTDSGIAKITAITEENVTLDFNHPLAGKTLTFEVEIVDIEKAKPESDES encoded by the coding sequence ATGAAAGTTGAAAAAGGAGATTTTGTGGTTTTTAACTACATTGGAAGGTTTGAAAACGGAGAAATATTTGATACAACTTATGAGGATATCGCCAAGGAAGCAGGCATTTATGTGGAAGACAGAACATACGGGCCCCTTGGAGCTAACGTCGGTGTTGGTGAACTTATCCCCGGAATGGATGAGGCTCTTATAGGGATGGAAATCGGAGAAAAAAAGACTATAGTAGTTCCCCCCGAGAAAGGCTACGGGATGCCAAGGGATGACTTGATAATTGAGGTCCCAATAGTGGAGTTTGAAAAAGCCGGCATAGAACCAGTAGAGGGAGCGTACATAATGACCGATAGTGGAATAGCAAAGATAACTGCAATTACTGAAGAAAACGTCACTTTGGACTTTAACCACCCACTGGCAGGCAAGACACTAACATTTGAAGTGGAAATAGTTGATATAGAAAAGGCAAAGCCAGAATCAGATGAATCCTGA
- a CDS encoding type II secretion system F family protein translates to MAEIKFLRPLAKALEKLLPQRWVRRYELFLYSAGISFLALEFLLVSLLLAGLVGIIVFILSPVKIYALPVFLGLFLGIAWVYPYYLLTKKIEDMEKNLPDAFFYLASSLRAGVSFSEALEEASTARFGALTEEFKRTVQEIKKGRATIEALRAFAIRNKRSSVIYRSTMIILEAYERGAPMADVLVAVANDVREILRIKKERKASTGMQAMFFIIASGFIGPFILGVVSQIMGGMNTPEVGLNLPLEAIKNVSLAFVALQAIVSGLGIGIIREGKFSAGFKYSAMLAILGVVIFLVATRVQISGFI, encoded by the coding sequence TTGGCTGAAATTAAATTCCTCCGACCTCTTGCAAAGGCTCTTGAAAAACTACTTCCCCAGAGGTGGGTTAGGAGGTACGAGCTCTTCCTATACTCGGCGGGAATATCATTTTTAGCGCTTGAATTTTTGTTGGTATCTTTATTGCTGGCAGGGTTGGTCGGGATAATAGTTTTCATACTGTCCCCTGTTAAGATCTATGCTCTCCCGGTGTTCCTCGGTTTGTTTTTAGGGATTGCATGGGTTTATCCCTATTATTTGCTGACCAAGAAGATAGAAGACATGGAGAAAAACTTGCCCGATGCTTTCTTCTATCTTGCGAGCTCTTTGAGAGCTGGAGTTTCTTTCTCTGAAGCTTTGGAGGAGGCATCAACTGCAAGGTTTGGAGCATTAACAGAGGAATTCAAAAGAACAGTACAGGAGATAAAGAAGGGTAGAGCAACAATAGAAGCCCTGAGAGCTTTTGCAATAAGAAACAAGAGATCTTCGGTAATTTATCGCTCCACAATGATTATCCTAGAGGCTTATGAGAGAGGAGCCCCAATGGCTGATGTACTTGTGGCGGTTGCCAACGACGTCCGTGAAATACTGAGAATAAAAAAGGAGAGAAAAGCCTCAACCGGAATGCAAGCAATGTTCTTTATAATTGCAAGCGGCTTCATAGGGCCATTCATCCTAGGGGTTGTATCCCAAATTATGGGGGGTATGAACACTCCTGAAGTGGGACTTAACTTGCCATTAGAAGCGATAAAAAACGTTTCTCTTGCGTTTGTGGCACTTCAAGCCATAGTTTCGGGGTTAGGAATTGGAATAATAAGAGAAGGAAAGTTCTCTGCAGGCTTCAAGTACAGCGCAATGTTGGCCATACTGGGAGTTGTGATATTCCTTGTGGCTACCAGGGTTCAGATATCAGGATTCATCTGA
- a CDS encoding type II secretion system F family protein produces MGIKEKILKFIERLGEKTIEVSERPISRIPKTLTLQERLQLLKKLQEEVSQEREEKYEKELEEIVEWRKRELEESFTHRFSEFMLRHFRGPVESFTKSLKGLDYDLVRANIKMSKEQFVALMLGVSIFTAIFAFLMGVLLLMPVDISLMLGILGFIGGFLYMRNYPRIVWRRRVVEVEKALPYVLRHMASLLSAGVGIAEAMVSVANADYGPISEEFDLMIRDMHGGTSFEDALMRFEERMASENVSRVVKQILRATKFGGNLADILYKLAEDFSFEYRMKLVEYIQKVNGVAFVYMFITIIMPTLFVVAILAASLMTRALVMPVQGLAVILLFGFPAISTLVVFMIKRSEPR; encoded by the coding sequence TTGGGGATAAAAGAGAAAATACTTAAATTCATTGAAAGGCTGGGTGAAAAAACTATAGAGGTTAGCGAACGCCCTATTTCAAGAATTCCTAAAACCCTAACGCTCCAAGAGAGACTTCAACTCCTGAAAAAACTTCAAGAGGAAGTCTCTCAGGAAAGAGAAGAAAAATACGAAAAAGAACTTGAAGAGATTGTCGAATGGAGAAAAAGAGAGCTAGAGGAATCTTTCACCCATAGATTCTCAGAATTTATGCTTAGGCACTTTAGAGGTCCGGTTGAATCATTTACAAAGTCTCTAAAGGGACTCGACTATGATCTCGTGAGGGCTAACATTAAAATGAGTAAAGAGCAGTTCGTTGCATTGATGCTGGGTGTTTCCATTTTCACTGCAATTTTTGCTTTTTTAATGGGCGTTCTTCTCCTCATGCCTGTTGACATCTCCCTGATGCTTGGGATACTGGGCTTTATTGGTGGGTTCCTGTATATGAGAAACTATCCAAGAATAGTCTGGCGAAGAAGGGTTGTAGAGGTAGAAAAAGCCCTTCCATATGTTTTGAGACACATGGCATCGCTTTTGAGTGCTGGAGTTGGTATAGCTGAGGCAATGGTATCGGTTGCCAATGCGGATTATGGTCCCATATCCGAGGAATTTGACCTTATGATAAGAGACATGCACGGAGGAACGTCCTTTGAAGATGCACTAATGAGGTTTGAGGAGAGGATGGCGTCCGAAAACGTTAGTAGAGTTGTAAAACAGATCCTTAGGGCCACAAAATTCGGTGGAAACTTGGCGGATATTCTCTACAAACTTGCCGAAGACTTTTCCTTTGAATACAGAATGAAGCTTGTGGAATACATCCAAAAGGTAAACGGTGTCGCCTTTGTCTATATGTTCATAACCATAATAATGCCAACGCTATTCGTTGTGGCGATACTGGCTGCTTCATTAATGACTAGGGCGTTAGTAATGCCCGTCCAAGGGTTAGCTGTTATTCTGCTCTTTGGGTTCCCAGCTATTTCAACCCTCGTTGTGTTTATGATAAAACGTAGTGAGCCGAGGTGA
- a CDS encoding CpaF family protein, giving the protein MEEKKKKRSGLSWIEEILSEEAAPLEDIIKEGRREEEKPKAKEELSPIVPEIKTPSRSLSAESRGGSSLEEILKSTRGSPRVPLPTYYGEEVKVLDVYGNVRILRVKGEPIPIYEIRLPKLSEEEEKLVKIVRDRAIAEIQIDPESIPDPEERRRIFGRAVKNIMRELAPAISEARMDILVNLVVQNMIGYGKLDPLVRDDNLEEVMVIGTRRPVYVWHRKFYMCKTNIVFEDEREILNIIERIARQVGRRIDQQTPLLDARLPDGSRVNATIRPVSLDGPTLTIRKFKKDPLTIIDLLKYGTFNLEIASLLWVFVDGLGVKPANVLVAGGTGSGKTTTLNALAMFIPPSERVISIEDTAELQLPIEHWVRLETRPPNIEGKGEITMDDLVKNTLRMRPDRIIVGEVRGPEARTMFTAMNTGHDGCMGTIHSNSARETIVRLESPPMNVPRIMIPALDVIIMQVRFNNRKKGTIRRITEIAEVSGIERESVQLNTIYKYNPAKDELYHTGVPSRVMNQLAEHTGLTMDELLEERVKREVVLQWMVEKGIRSIEEVGHYIREFYIDHEELLRRIERDASIELTEKVRTVI; this is encoded by the coding sequence TTGGAGGAGAAAAAGAAAAAACGTTCAGGCTTATCATGGATAGAAGAGATCTTAAGTGAAGAAGCGGCTCCTTTAGAAGATATAATAAAAGAAGGACGAAGAGAAGAAGAAAAACCTAAGGCCAAGGAAGAACTATCCCCCATTGTGCCAGAAATTAAAACTCCTTCAAGATCCTTATCTGCTGAGAGCAGAGGAGGGAGTAGCTTAGAGGAGATTTTGAAGTCCACAAGAGGCTCACCAAGAGTTCCCCTTCCTACATATTATGGAGAGGAAGTGAAGGTTCTTGATGTATATGGAAATGTGAGGATCCTTAGAGTTAAGGGAGAACCGATCCCAATTTATGAAATACGCCTTCCAAAATTGAGTGAAGAGGAAGAAAAACTCGTGAAAATCGTTAGGGATAGGGCAATTGCAGAGATACAAATAGACCCCGAGAGCATTCCCGATCCGGAGGAGAGAAGAAGAATATTTGGAAGGGCTGTAAAAAACATAATGCGTGAACTTGCTCCGGCTATCTCCGAGGCAAGGATGGATATTCTCGTAAATCTGGTTGTCCAGAACATGATAGGTTACGGAAAACTCGATCCCCTTGTTAGAGACGATAACCTGGAAGAAGTTATGGTAATAGGAACGAGAAGACCAGTATACGTGTGGCACAGAAAGTTTTACATGTGCAAAACTAACATCGTTTTTGAGGACGAGAGGGAGATATTAAACATTATTGAACGCATAGCAAGGCAGGTTGGAAGAAGAATTGATCAGCAAACCCCGCTCTTAGATGCCCGTTTGCCTGATGGAAGTAGAGTAAACGCGACTATTAGACCCGTTAGCTTAGATGGACCTACGTTAACCATAAGAAAATTCAAAAAAGATCCCCTTACGATAATTGATCTCTTGAAGTATGGCACCTTTAATTTAGAAATAGCATCTCTGCTCTGGGTTTTTGTTGACGGTCTTGGAGTTAAGCCTGCGAACGTCCTCGTTGCCGGAGGTACTGGTTCGGGTAAAACTACCACTCTTAACGCATTGGCAATGTTCATTCCTCCAAGTGAGCGTGTTATAAGTATTGAAGATACCGCAGAACTTCAGTTACCAATTGAGCACTGGGTAAGGCTTGAAACAAGGCCTCCAAACATAGAAGGAAAGGGAGAAATAACCATGGATGATCTAGTTAAGAACACCCTAAGAATGCGTCCAGATAGAATTATCGTCGGTGAGGTCAGAGGTCCTGAGGCAAGAACGATGTTCACGGCAATGAACACGGGACACGATGGTTGTATGGGTACAATTCACTCTAACTCAGCTAGAGAAACAATAGTAAGGCTTGAGAGTCCACCTATGAACGTTCCAAGAATCATGATTCCTGCTTTGGATGTCATCATAATGCAGGTAAGGTTCAACAACAGAAAGAAAGGAACAATAAGAAGGATCACCGAGATAGCTGAGGTTTCCGGAATAGAGAGGGAAAGCGTCCAGCTGAACACTATCTATAAGTACAATCCAGCAAAGGATGAGCTTTACCACACGGGAGTGCCAAGTAGGGTCATGAACCAGCTTGCTGAGCATACAGGTTTAACAATGGATGAGCTCCTAGAGGAGAGAGTGAAGAGAGAAGTTGTCCTCCAGTGGATGGTAGAGAAAGGAATAAGGAGTATAGAAGAGGTTGGACACTACATTAGAGAATTCTACATTGATCATGAAGAGTTGCTGAGAAGAATAGAGAGGGATGCCTCAATTGAGCTAACTGAAAAAGTTAGAACAGTCATCTAG
- a CDS encoding DUF515 domain-containing protein produces the protein MAEDIEEKIRRLRELGRVSVEEKEEKAAPAAPVPRASPPRKPSRLGRLRERERRKRIIIGASIIAVILIAVIIGVYTTYQNRAAKQLQEAKLAKIKEVNQYFTGELENDTMKAQLIQQINQAKSIEELEKINVKAIAEQRKAQLEQERLQKELQQAKSTKLSQIEQSFELLLSQPLPEDIKSEAIQTLNQLKEKVNSAKTKDEVSLIDPNPYLLELWRKYYYYLIDTTPTQKVILKKGAEKSIYTKAEAKYMLSKVTDFTELLQYTIEKAEMVQVALVLPRENVNGAFLSSGDKIKIFAQINSTSVQKIADEGYVNMVLFLTDSGVIAVSESQQETKNIATSSETSYSDQYSESYAPGDQSISYQQNKDESHSTTQSSSQTISASYTYNVALNEILKAIAANKIAAADEVKEQLARYKWKVFDLEQSTGLLATEPTAKVLVIVEVPAEFVEDILKYRDALYITKIAG, from the coding sequence GTGGCGGAAGATATTGAAGAAAAAATAAGGCGTTTAAGGGAGTTGGGTAGAGTTTCTGTTGAGGAGAAAGAGGAGAAAGCAGCCCCTGCTGCTCCTGTCCCAAGAGCTTCCCCTCCCAGAAAGCCTTCAAGATTGGGAAGGCTTAGGGAAAGGGAGAGACGTAAAAGGATAATTATAGGTGCATCTATTATAGCTGTCATTCTCATTGCTGTTATCATAGGGGTGTACACAACCTATCAAAATCGTGCTGCAAAACAGCTTCAAGAAGCCAAACTTGCGAAAATTAAAGAGGTTAACCAGTATTTCACTGGTGAGCTTGAAAATGATACCATGAAAGCGCAATTAATACAGCAAATTAACCAAGCAAAAAGTATAGAGGAACTTGAGAAGATAAATGTCAAGGCGATAGCAGAGCAAAGAAAAGCTCAATTGGAGCAAGAACGTCTTCAGAAGGAGCTTCAACAGGCAAAGAGCACAAAGTTATCACAAATAGAGCAATCTTTTGAACTCCTTCTTTCTCAGCCTCTCCCGGAAGATATAAAGAGTGAGGCTATTCAAACTCTAAACCAATTAAAGGAGAAAGTTAATTCTGCAAAAACAAAAGATGAAGTATCTTTAATTGATCCCAATCCGTATCTGCTTGAGCTCTGGAGGAAATATTATTATTACCTCATAGACACCACTCCCACCCAAAAGGTGATCCTCAAGAAAGGAGCGGAAAAGAGCATATACACGAAAGCAGAAGCGAAGTACATGCTCAGCAAAGTTACGGACTTCACTGAGCTTCTCCAGTACACAATAGAGAAAGCTGAAATGGTGCAAGTCGCTTTAGTTTTGCCAAGAGAGAACGTTAATGGTGCCTTCCTCTCATCAGGTGACAAAATAAAGATTTTCGCCCAAATAAATTCAACATCCGTTCAAAAGATAGCGGATGAAGGATATGTGAACATGGTTCTCTTCCTAACAGATTCCGGTGTAATTGCAGTATCAGAGTCACAGCAAGAAACTAAGAACATAGCAACCTCTTCAGAAACTTCCTACTCAGACCAATACTCAGAGAGCTATGCCCCAGGAGATCAATCAATTTCATACCAGCAGAATAAAGATGAAAGCCACTCCACAACCCAATCAAGTTCACAGACGATAAGTGCATCCTACACGTACAATGTTGCACTAAACGAGATATTAAAGGCCATTGCAGCCAACAAGATAGCTGCGGCAGATGAAGTTAAGGAGCAGCTCGCAAGGTACAAGTGGAAGGTGTTTGACCTCGAACAAAGCACTGGGTTATTGGCTACGGAACCTACTGCTAAGGTCTTGGTGATAGTTGAAGTCCCAGCAGAATTCGTTGAGGATATACTGAAATATAGAGATGCCCTCTACATAACAAAGATTGCTGGGTGA
- a CDS encoding TIGR04076 family protein produces MEKLIIKAVEIKGRCPVFKVGDKVVIEGPKVNLKETDAICTHAFASFLPYIVALRKGIKASEIGLGKGEKAYVQCLDPGPPYTDGGTVIFEITVIRNEAEESMESSERSD; encoded by the coding sequence GTGGAAAAGCTAATAATAAAAGCTGTAGAGATTAAAGGAAGGTGCCCGGTATTCAAGGTCGGGGATAAGGTAGTTATAGAAGGACCAAAAGTCAACTTAAAAGAGACTGATGCAATCTGCACCCATGCATTTGCGTCTTTCCTCCCCTACATAGTGGCACTGCGAAAAGGAATTAAGGCTTCAGAGATAGGACTTGGGAAAGGAGAAAAAGCCTATGTGCAGTGCCTCGACCCCGGACCCCCGTACACGGATGGAGGAACGGTAATATTTGAAATAACGGTGATACGGAATGAAGCAGAAGAAAGCATGGAGAGTAGTGAGAGAAGCGATTAA
- a CDS encoding GTPase yields the protein MKQKKAWRVVREAIKEGDIIVEVVDARDPIGTRNLKVERLVQEEGKRLLIVMNKADLVPKEWAEEYKRKHKDIPIVFISARERKGTGMLRKEIKKLAKELFEEGKEKVKVVLVGYPNVGKSTIINVLKGKHAVGTAPIPGYTKGKQLIKLSKKIWLVDSPGVVPIDDFDELVIRGGFPADKIEDPVKPALKLIKRILETRKEAITEKYGVEEFENEEQILEAIGRKKGLLGKGGKVNLEEAARYFLREWQTGRFTLFGREEEKKEFFIRDFEEILDEIEKEHLLDPRRILWKYGEKLTLDNKKRVGFREIEGFTVGIATGFKKCDSAIKFLEEITKKKVIASECFGGKWKGVIAILE from the coding sequence ATGAAGCAGAAGAAAGCATGGAGAGTAGTGAGAGAAGCGATTAAAGAGGGAGACATTATAGTAGAGGTAGTTGATGCAAGAGACCCAATTGGAACGAGAAACCTAAAAGTAGAACGCCTTGTCCAAGAAGAAGGAAAAAGGCTTCTCATAGTGATGAATAAAGCCGATTTAGTCCCAAAGGAGTGGGCTGAAGAGTACAAGAGGAAACATAAGGATATCCCAATAGTGTTCATCAGTGCTAGGGAGAGAAAGGGAACTGGGATGCTAAGAAAGGAGATAAAGAAGCTCGCAAAAGAACTCTTCGAAGAAGGCAAAGAGAAAGTGAAGGTTGTTCTAGTGGGTTATCCCAACGTTGGAAAGAGCACAATAATAAACGTGCTGAAAGGTAAGCATGCTGTTGGAACGGCACCAATACCGGGATATACAAAAGGAAAGCAACTTATTAAGCTTTCAAAAAAGATATGGTTAGTTGATTCCCCGGGAGTTGTTCCGATAGATGATTTTGACGAGCTCGTTATTAGAGGGGGCTTTCCGGCGGATAAGATTGAAGATCCCGTTAAACCGGCATTAAAGCTTATAAAAAGAATTTTAGAAACCAGAAAAGAAGCAATTACCGAAAAGTATGGGGTAGAGGAGTTTGAAAATGAAGAGCAAATTCTTGAAGCTATCGGCAGAAAGAAAGGTCTTCTAGGGAAGGGAGGCAAAGTTAATCTGGAAGAGGCCGCCCGTTATTTCCTAAGGGAATGGCAAACCGGAAGATTCACCCTTTTTGGAAGAGAGGAAGAAAAAAAAGAGTTTTTCATTCGGGATTTCGAAGAAATTCTCGACGAAATCGAGAAGGAACACCTCTTAGACCCCAGAAGAATACTCTGGAAATATGGAGAAAAGCTAACCCTTGATAACAAGAAGAGGGTCGGATTTAGAGAAATTGAGGGATTTACAGTGGGAATAGCAACAGGATTTAAAAAGTGCGACTCTGCAATAAAATTCCTTGAAGAAATAACCAAAAAGAAGGTCATCGCAAGCGAATGCTTCGGGGGAAAATGGAAGGGCGTAATAGCAATTCTGGAGTGA
- the trm14 gene encoding tRNA (guanine(6)-N2)-methyltransferase has protein sequence MKFILTTSQGIEDLAKREVEMLIEKAGLKGKAEEKPFGVEGRITAEIEKGYYFDEKGKKREFEIASFLNENSRLLHRVILHISSTRLTSLEKENALQGIYDFVFNSPIEKYVKVTESFAVRSFRKGDHEFTSIDIAKTVGSAIYDKLSQFGMPRVNLDHPSVIFRAEVIDDVFFLGVDTTGDSSLHKRPWRVYDHPAHLKASIANAMIELAELDGGSVVDPMCGSGTMLIELALREYKGRITGIEKYKKHLNGAKMNALAAGVLDKIEFIHGDATKLSQYIESVDFAISNLPYGLKIGRKSRIPELYMKFFSELSKVLEKRGVFITTEKKAIEKAFEENGFTIIHHRLVGHGGLIVHLYVIK, from the coding sequence ATGAAGTTTATATTAACAACATCACAGGGAATTGAAGATTTAGCAAAAAGAGAAGTTGAGATGCTCATTGAAAAGGCTGGACTAAAGGGAAAAGCAGAAGAGAAGCCCTTTGGGGTTGAGGGAAGAATAACAGCAGAGATTGAGAAAGGATATTATTTTGATGAAAAAGGGAAGAAGAGGGAGTTTGAAATAGCCTCCTTTTTGAACGAAAACTCCAGACTTCTGCACAGGGTTATTCTCCACATATCTTCAACAAGGCTAACCAGCTTAGAAAAAGAAAATGCCCTCCAAGGGATTTATGATTTTGTGTTCAACTCCCCTATTGAAAAATATGTAAAGGTAACCGAAAGCTTTGCAGTTAGGAGTTTTAGAAAGGGAGATCACGAGTTTACAAGCATTGATATAGCAAAAACTGTTGGAAGTGCCATCTACGATAAACTTTCACAGTTTGGAATGCCGAGGGTAAACCTCGATCATCCTTCAGTGATTTTCAGAGCAGAGGTCATTGACGATGTCTTCTTCCTTGGGGTAGACACCACCGGCGATAGCTCACTCCACAAAAGGCCTTGGCGCGTTTACGACCATCCGGCCCATCTAAAGGCAAGTATAGCAAACGCGATGATAGAGCTTGCAGAGCTTGATGGCGGAAGTGTTGTAGACCCGATGTGTGGAAGCGGGACAATGTTAATCGAGCTCGCTTTGAGAGAGTACAAGGGAAGAATCACCGGTATTGAGAAGTATAAAAAGCATTTAAACGGTGCAAAAATGAACGCTTTAGCGGCTGGAGTGCTTGATAAGATTGAGTTTATTCATGGAGATGCCACGAAGCTCTCTCAATACATCGAAAGTGTTGATTTTGCCATAAGCAACCTCCCCTACGGGCTGAAGATAGGAAGAAAGAGCAGGATACCAGAGCTTTATATGAAGTTTTTTAGTGAGCTCTCAAAAGTCCTTGAAAAGAGGGGGGTTTTCATAACAACCGAAAAAAAGGCGATAGAGAAGGCATTTGAGGAAAATGGATTTACAATTATCCATCACCGTTTAGTTGGGCACGGCGGCTTGATAGTTCACCTATATGTTATTAAATAG
- the pstS gene encoding phosphate ABC transporter substrate-binding protein PstS, which produces MRRILATLLVLVIAVSLFASGCISSNGQDQTPTQSNSNPEKSLVTIRTTGATFPQYQVQKWIEAYMKTNPNVKIEYEGGGSGHGQDAFLKGITHIGRTDPPVKESTWKKFLETGDQPLQFPWIVGAVVIAYNVPGVDELKLDGETLAKIFMGEIEYWDDPAIKSLNPNVQLPNKKIIVIHRSDSSGTTAVFTTYLTLVSKEWAEKVGAGKTVDWPVDKLGRGIGGKGNPGVVQALKSTEYSIAYTELSFAIEENLKVVALKNKAGNFVKPTDETIKAAVAAVKSFIPDPTEGYKEDPAQLMNAPGENAYPIIAFTHALVWQNKGGKHYTKEEAEAIKDFLRWVLTEGQKPENIAPGYVGLPPEVAQIGLKAIEMIQTG; this is translated from the coding sequence ATGAGACGAATATTAGCAACTCTCTTGGTTTTAGTAATAGCAGTTTCTTTATTCGCCAGCGGATGTATAAGCTCAAATGGGCAGGATCAAACCCCAACTCAAAGCAACTCCAACCCCGAAAAAAGCCTTGTGACAATACGCACAACTGGGGCAACATTTCCCCAATATCAAGTTCAGAAGTGGATCGAGGCCTACATGAAGACTAACCCCAATGTAAAGATCGAATATGAAGGTGGCGGAAGCGGTCACGGACAAGATGCTTTCCTTAAGGGTATAACACATATTGGAAGAACTGATCCGCCGGTTAAGGAATCAACTTGGAAGAAGTTCCTTGAAACTGGCGATCAACCCTTGCAATTCCCATGGATAGTGGGGGCAGTTGTGATTGCTTATAACGTGCCCGGTGTTGATGAACTTAAACTCGATGGTGAAACCCTTGCAAAGATATTCATGGGCGAAATAGAGTACTGGGATGATCCAGCAATAAAGTCCCTGAACCCCAACGTACAGCTCCCCAACAAGAAGATAATTGTCATTCATAGAAGTGATTCAAGTGGGACCACCGCCGTGTTCACTACCTACCTAACCCTCGTAAGTAAGGAATGGGCCGAGAAAGTTGGAGCTGGAAAGACTGTTGACTGGCCAGTTGATAAGCTCGGAAGGGGAATTGGTGGAAAAGGTAATCCTGGAGTTGTTCAAGCCCTAAAGAGCACGGAATATAGCATAGCTTATACTGAGCTCTCCTTCGCTATAGAAGAGAACCTTAAAGTTGTAGCACTTAAAAACAAAGCTGGAAACTTCGTAAAACCAACCGATGAAACCATAAAAGCAGCAGTGGCAGCAGTTAAGTCTTTTATCCCCGATCCTACGGAGGGATACAAAGAAGACCCTGCTCAGCTCATGAATGCTCCTGGAGAGAATGCCTACCCAATAATAGCATTTACTCACGCTCTCGTCTGGCAGAACAAAGGTGGAAAGCACTACACCAAGGAAGAAGCTGAAGCAATAAAAGACTTTTTGAGATGGGTTCTTACTGAAGGCCAAAAGCCCGAGAACATTGCCCCAGGTTATGTAGGCCTTCCACCGGAAGTTGCTCAGATCGGCTTAAAGGCAATTGAGATGATCCAAACCGGCTGA